From a single Pyxicephalus adspersus chromosome 11, UCB_Pads_2.0, whole genome shotgun sequence genomic region:
- the LOC140340683 gene encoding uncharacterized protein isoform X2, translating into MCFHYQAEEPTHPFQPGDVVIVQRLAKGRKQIEFLFGPPTQVVAVTRTAILTEEAPIWINASRVKRVPEVPSLALNRDKKGEAALQAFCPRPRDVGHEYIEYLQMNHKRISVRTGISSLLPGAECRLLTFSFALHCSQEETHTAASIEETHRIGYQRMSYSREPTHPFQPGDMVIVQRLAKGRKQIEFPFGPPTRVVAVTRTVILTEEAQIWIHASRVKRVSEASSPASNEDKEGKAGVKSLGKEGHLEEVSLKSALPQAEDDDPTIFWEICLSVDNY; encoded by the exons gaacctacgcatcctttccaaccaggggatgtagtgatagtccagcgcctggcaaaaggacggAAACAGATTGAGTTCTTGTTTGGACCACCCACTcaagtggtagcagtcaccaggaCAGCGATTCTCACAGAGGAGGCTCCAATTTGGATTAACGCTAGCAGAGTAAAAAGGGTTCCGGAGGTTCCTTCTCTGGCATTAAACAGGGACAAaaagggtgaagcag CATTACAGGCGTTCTGCCCTAGACCAAGGGACGTTGGACATGAGTACATTGAGTACCTACAGATGAATCATAAGAG gATCTCCGTTAGgacagggatcagcagcttgcttcctggtgcagaatgccggcttcttactttcagtttcgctctgcactgcagccaggaggagacacacactgcagccagcatcgaggagacacacaggatcggatatcagaggatgtcttattcccgg gaacctacgcatcctttccaaccaggagacatggtgatagtccagcgcctggcaaaaggtcGAAAACAGATTGAGTTCCcatttggaccacccacccgagtggtagcagtcaccagaacagtgattctcacagaagaggctcaaatctggattcacgctagcagagtgaaaagggtctctgaggcttcttctccggcgtCAAACGAAGATAAAGAGGGtaaagcaggtgtgaaatccctagGCAAAGAGGGACACTTAGAAGAagtctccctgaaaagtgccttgccacaggccgaagatgatgaccccacaatattctgggagatttgtttgtctgttgataattattaa
- the LOC140340683 gene encoding uncharacterized protein isoform X1, translating to MGRPFTTPWGPEAPVIEKGDLEVVQAEYVRKLVETLDQVEKNVARASPFSSQEPTHPFQPGDVVIVQRLAKGRKQIEFLFGPPTQVVAVTRTAILTEEAPIWINASRVKRVPEVPSLALNRDKKGEAALQAFCPRPRDVGHEYIEYLQMNHKRISVRTGISSLLPGAECRLLTFSFALHCSQEETHTAASIEETHRIGYQRMSYSREPTHPFQPGDMVIVQRLAKGRKQIEFPFGPPTRVVAVTRTVILTEEAQIWIHASRVKRVSEASSPASNEDKEGKAGVKSLGKEGHLEEVSLKSALPQAEDDDPTIFWEICLSVDNY from the exons atgggaagacccttcacTACTCCTTGGGGTCCAGAAGCtcccgtgatagaaaaaggggatctagaagtagtacaggcagaatatgtgagaaaacttgtagaaactttagatcaagttgaaaaaaatgttgctcgtgcctctcctttctcttcacaggaacctacgcatcctttccaaccaggggatgtagtgatagtccagcgcctggcaaaaggacggAAACAGATTGAGTTCTTGTTTGGACCACCCACTcaagtggtagcagtcaccaggaCAGCGATTCTCACAGAGGAGGCTCCAATTTGGATTAACGCTAGCAGAGTAAAAAGGGTTCCGGAGGTTCCTTCTCTGGCATTAAACAGGGACAAaaagggtgaagcag CATTACAGGCGTTCTGCCCTAGACCAAGGGACGTTGGACATGAGTACATTGAGTACCTACAGATGAATCATAAGAG gATCTCCGTTAGgacagggatcagcagcttgcttcctggtgcagaatgccggcttcttactttcagtttcgctctgcactgcagccaggaggagacacacactgcagccagcatcgaggagacacacaggatcggatatcagaggatgtcttattcccgg gaacctacgcatcctttccaaccaggagacatggtgatagtccagcgcctggcaaaaggtcGAAAACAGATTGAGTTCCcatttggaccacccacccgagtggtagcagtcaccagaacagtgattctcacagaagaggctcaaatctggattcacgctagcagagtgaaaagggtctctgaggcttcttctccggcgtCAAACGAAGATAAAGAGGGtaaagcaggtgtgaaatccctagGCAAAGAGGGACACTTAGAAGAagtctccctgaaaagtgccttgccacaggccgaagatgatgaccccacaatattctgggagatttgtttgtctgttgataattattaa
- the LOC140340683 gene encoding uncharacterized protein isoform X3 — protein sequence MSHAQEPTHPFQPGDVVIVQRLAKGRKQIEFLFGPPTQVVAVTRTAILTEEAPIWINASRVKRVPEVPSLALNRDKKGEAALQAFCPRPRDVGHEYIEYLQMNHKRISVRTGISSLLPGAECRLLTFSFALHCSQEETHTAASIEETHRIGYQRMSYSREPTHPFQPGDMVIVQRLAKGRKQIEFPFGPPTRVVAVTRTVILTEEAQIWIHASRVKRVSEASSPASNEDKEGKAGVKSLGKEGHLEEVSLKSALPQAEDDDPTIFWEICLSVDNY from the exons gaacctacgcatcctttccaaccaggggatgtagtgatagtccagcgcctggcaaaaggacggAAACAGATTGAGTTCTTGTTTGGACCACCCACTcaagtggtagcagtcaccaggaCAGCGATTCTCACAGAGGAGGCTCCAATTTGGATTAACGCTAGCAGAGTAAAAAGGGTTCCGGAGGTTCCTTCTCTGGCATTAAACAGGGACAAaaagggtgaagcag CATTACAGGCGTTCTGCCCTAGACCAAGGGACGTTGGACATGAGTACATTGAGTACCTACAGATGAATCATAAGAG gATCTCCGTTAGgacagggatcagcagcttgcttcctggtgcagaatgccggcttcttactttcagtttcgctctgcactgcagccaggaggagacacacactgcagccagcatcgaggagacacacaggatcggatatcagaggatgtcttattcccgg gaacctacgcatcctttccaaccaggagacatggtgatagtccagcgcctggcaaaaggtcGAAAACAGATTGAGTTCCcatttggaccacccacccgagtggtagcagtcaccagaacagtgattctcacagaagaggctcaaatctggattcacgctagcagagtgaaaagggtctctgaggcttcttctccggcgtCAAACGAAGATAAAGAGGGtaaagcaggtgtgaaatccctagGCAAAGAGGGACACTTAGAAGAagtctccctgaaaagtgccttgccacaggccgaagatgatgaccccacaatattctgggagatttgtttgtctgttgataattattaa
- the LOC140340683 gene encoding uncharacterized protein isoform X4 yields the protein MCCFNLSDHSKSIEEEIQALQEIVQGIKQDVGSSSWWDWFLSWLPDITWLKTLFMYGIIITVCLILLCCCIHCIPSLLQALQAFCPRPRDVGHEYIEYLQMNHKRISVRTGISSLLPGAECRLLTFSFALHCSQEETHTAASIEETHRIGYQRMSYSREPTHPFQPGDMVIVQRLAKGRKQIEFPFGPPTRVVAVTRTVILTEEAQIWIHASRVKRVSEASSPASNEDKEGKAGVKSLGKEGHLEEVSLKSALPQAEDDDPTIFWEICLSVDNY from the exons atgtgttgtttcaacctatcagatcattcaaagtccatagaggaagaaatacaGGCATTACAAGAAATTGTACAAggtattaaacaagatgtgggatcatcctcatggtgggattggtttctgagttggttacctgatattacctggttaaaaacgctctttatgtatggaattattataacTGTCTGTCTAATCTTGCTGTGTTGCTGTATTCATTGTATTCCCTCCTTATTGCAAGCATTACAGGCGTTCTGCCCTAGACCAAGGGACGTTGGACATGAGTACATTGAGTACCTACAGATGAATCATAAGAG gATCTCCGTTAGgacagggatcagcagcttgcttcctggtgcagaatgccggcttcttactttcagtttcgctctgcactgcagccaggaggagacacacactgcagccagcatcgaggagacacacaggatcggatatcagaggatgtcttattcccgg gaacctacgcatcctttccaaccaggagacatggtgatagtccagcgcctggcaaaaggtcGAAAACAGATTGAGTTCCcatttggaccacccacccgagtggtagcagtcaccagaacagtgattctcacagaagaggctcaaatctggattcacgctagcagagtgaaaagggtctctgaggcttcttctccggcgtCAAACGAAGATAAAGAGGGtaaagcaggtgtgaaatccctagGCAAAGAGGGACACTTAGAAGAagtctccctgaaaagtgccttgccacaggccgaagatgatgaccccacaatattctgggagatttgtttgtctgttgataattattaa